A single region of the Pontibacter kalidii genome encodes:
- the pstB gene encoding phosphate ABC transporter ATP-binding protein PstB: protein MSKKNNKLEALDLNAYYGDFHALKGINIAMEEKAVTAFIGPSGCGKSTFLRTFNRMNDYIDGFRVDGQILLDGREIYQNDVRVDELRKEVGMVFQKPNPFPKSIFENVVYGLKIQGIRKKSVLEEAAEQSLRHAALWEEVKDKLDKSALALSGGQQQRLCIARALAISPSVLLMDEPASALDPISTAKIEELIYDLKNEYTIVIVTHNMQQAGRVSDHTAFFYMGELVEFNKTKTMFTSPKDERTQNYITGRFG from the coding sequence ATGAGCAAAAAAAATAACAAGCTGGAGGCCTTGGACCTCAACGCATACTACGGGGATTTCCACGCGCTGAAGGGCATCAACATAGCCATGGAAGAGAAAGCCGTGACGGCCTTTATCGGGCCATCGGGCTGTGGCAAGTCTACCTTCCTGCGCACCTTTAACCGTATGAATGACTACATCGACGGCTTTAGGGTAGATGGGCAGATCCTGCTGGATGGCCGCGAAATTTACCAGAACGATGTGCGTGTGGACGAGCTGCGGAAAGAGGTGGGCATGGTTTTCCAGAAGCCAAACCCTTTCCCTAAGAGCATTTTCGAGAACGTGGTGTATGGCCTCAAGATACAGGGCATCAGGAAGAAATCGGTGCTGGAGGAGGCCGCAGAGCAGTCGCTGCGCCATGCCGCGCTCTGGGAGGAGGTAAAAGACAAGCTCGATAAGTCTGCGCTGGCACTCTCCGGCGGCCAGCAGCAGCGCCTGTGCATTGCCCGCGCCCTGGCCATCTCGCCGTCGGTGCTGCTGATGGATGAGCCGGCCTCGGCCCTGGACCCTATCTCCACGGCCAAGATAGAGGAGCTGATTTACGATCTCAAGAACGAATACACCATCGTGATCGTGACGCACAACATGCAGCAGGCCGGCCGCGTAAGCGACCATACCGCCTTCTTTTACATGGGCGAGCTGGTGGAGTTTAATAAGACCAAGACCATGTTCACGAGCCCGAAGGATGAGCGCACCCAAAACTACATCACGGGGCGCTTTGGTTGA
- the pstA gene encoding phosphate ABC transporter permease PstA: MTNSELNRLKDKAFQVFGIFCTFIGLVVLGIFLIDIIIEGSRRLDWDFLTSLPSRRASKAGIMTAWVGTLWILVLTTLIALPLGVAAGLYLEEYGKKSRWGDFLEINIANLAGVPSIIYGLLGLEIFVRQMRLGSSLLAGALTLSLLILPIIIVTTREAIKAVPRSIRDGSYALGASKWQTVWNQVLPAAFGSILTGIILALSRAVGETAPLIVIGALAYVPFTPSSPLDEFTVLPIQIFNWTSRPQAAFLENAAAAIIVLLVITFLLNGLAVYLRNRQQRKIKW, from the coding sequence ATGACTAACTCTGAACTTAACAGGTTAAAGGACAAAGCCTTTCAGGTCTTCGGTATCTTCTGTACCTTTATAGGACTGGTAGTGCTGGGCATTTTCCTGATCGATATTATTATTGAAGGCTCCAGGCGCCTGGACTGGGATTTCTTGACGAGCCTGCCTTCGCGCAGGGCCAGCAAGGCCGGTATCATGACAGCCTGGGTCGGCACCCTCTGGATTCTGGTGCTTACCACCCTGATTGCCCTGCCCCTGGGCGTGGCAGCCGGTCTGTACTTAGAGGAGTATGGCAAGAAGAGCAGATGGGGAGACTTCCTGGAGATAAACATCGCCAATCTGGCCGGCGTGCCGTCCATTATCTACGGTTTGCTGGGCCTGGAGATTTTTGTGCGCCAGATGCGCCTGGGCAGCAGCCTGCTGGCAGGGGCGCTCACGCTCTCGCTCCTCATCCTCCCGATCATCATTGTGACGACGCGCGAGGCGATAAAGGCAGTGCCGCGCAGCATCCGCGACGGCTCCTACGCGCTGGGGGCCTCCAAGTGGCAGACGGTGTGGAACCAGGTACTGCCCGCCGCCTTTGGCAGCATCCTGACGGGCATTATCCTGGCCTTGTCCAGGGCAGTGGGCGAAACGGCACCGCTGATCGTGATCGGGGCCCTGGCTTACGTGCCGTTTACGCCGAGCTCACCGCTGGATGAATTCACCGTGCTGCCCATCCAGATCTTTAACTGGACCTCCAGGCCGCAGGCGGCATTCTTGGAGAACGCCGCCGCCGCCATTATTGTGCTGCTGGTTATCACTTTCCTGCTCAACGGCCTTGCCGTGTACCTGCGCAACAGGCAGCAGCGTAAAATAAAGTGGTAA
- the pstC gene encoding phosphate ABC transporter permease subunit PstC, producing the protein MRVSEKIIEGLLWLSAVITVLVTIGIIWVLLSESIGFFREVSLVEFLTEKEWTPLFANKKFGIMPLVAGTLLTTFVAIAVALPLGLTIAIYLNEYAHARMRQVVKPLLEVLATIPTVVYGFFALTVVTPFLQQFIPGLAGFNALSAGIVMGIMIIPMISSLSEDAISSVPRSLREAAYGMGSTRLQTSFGVMVPAASSGIVVSVILAISRAVGETMIVAVAAGQQPRLTLNPLVPIETITTYIVQVSMGDVPQGSLEYKTIFAAGITLFVFTFALNNLSFWIKRKYQEKYD; encoded by the coding sequence TTGAGAGTATCCGAAAAAATTATCGAGGGCCTGCTGTGGTTATCGGCCGTAATCACGGTTCTGGTTACTATAGGCATTATCTGGGTTCTGCTCTCTGAGTCCATCGGCTTCTTCAGGGAGGTATCCCTTGTAGAGTTCCTCACGGAGAAAGAGTGGACGCCGCTTTTTGCCAACAAGAAGTTCGGCATCATGCCCCTGGTGGCCGGCACCCTGCTTACCACCTTTGTCGCCATCGCCGTGGCACTGCCCCTGGGCCTGACCATTGCCATCTACCTGAACGAGTACGCCCACGCCCGCATGCGCCAGGTTGTGAAGCCGCTGCTGGAGGTGCTGGCTACGATCCCGACGGTAGTGTATGGTTTCTTCGCCTTAACCGTGGTAACGCCCTTCCTGCAGCAGTTTATTCCCGGGCTGGCCGGCTTCAACGCCCTGTCAGCCGGTATCGTGATGGGCATCATGATCATCCCGATGATCTCCTCGCTTAGCGAAGACGCCATCAGCTCTGTGCCGCGCTCCCTGCGCGAGGCCGCCTATGGCATGGGCTCCACCAGGCTACAGACCTCTTTCGGGGTCATGGTGCCGGCCGCCTCCTCGGGCATTGTCGTGTCGGTGATCTTGGCTATCTCCCGAGCCGTGGGCGAGACCATGATCGTGGCCGTTGCCGCTGGCCAGCAGCCACGCCTCACCCTGAACCCGTTAGTCCCTATCGAGACCATCACCACGTATATCGTGCAGGTAAGTATGGGCGACGTGCCGCAGGGCTCGCTGGAGTATAAAACCATTTTCGCGGCAGGTATCACGCTGTTTGTCTTCACGTTCGCGCTGAACAACCTCAGCTTCTGGATTAAAAGGAAATACCAGGAAAAGTATGACTAA
- a CDS encoding PstS family phosphate ABC transporter substrate-binding protein, with product MLKLKLNTLNAAILLGTTMLLSACGGGNSEEANGGSDLTGSVQIDGSSTVYPITEAVAEEYRAEAPGVRVTVGVSGSGSGFKKFSRGEIDITNASRSINAEEAKTAEQNGLSYLELPVAYDGLTVVVHPENDWVSEITVAELKKIWEPAAQGKITRWNQIRSEWPDQEIHLYGPGVESGTYDYFTEAIVGKSHSSRGDFTASEDDNVLVQGVSTDKYALGFFGLAYYEENKDKLKAVAVDDEDDSNGKGAIVASLETVKDGSYAPLSRPLFIYVHSKAVERPEVVDFVNFYLENAGELAEEVGYIPLPDNLYEEQQQKFEQFVSGKGETAQQQ from the coding sequence ATGTTAAAGTTAAAGCTTAACACCCTAAATGCTGCTATACTACTGGGCACCACCATGCTGCTTAGTGCCTGCGGCGGCGGCAATTCTGAGGAGGCTAACGGCGGCTCCGACCTAACAGGCAGCGTGCAAATAGACGGTTCCTCCACGGTGTACCCTATCACAGAGGCAGTGGCGGAAGAGTACCGCGCAGAGGCGCCTGGCGTAAGGGTAACAGTAGGCGTCTCCGGCTCCGGCAGCGGCTTTAAGAAATTCTCCAGGGGCGAAATCGATATCACGAACGCATCCCGCTCTATCAATGCCGAAGAGGCCAAGACAGCCGAGCAAAATGGCCTTTCTTACCTGGAGCTTCCGGTGGCCTACGATGGCCTGACGGTGGTGGTTCACCCTGAGAACGACTGGGTGAGTGAAATCACTGTGGCGGAGCTGAAGAAGATATGGGAACCAGCCGCACAGGGCAAGATCACCCGCTGGAACCAGATCCGCTCGGAGTGGCCTGACCAGGAGATCCACCTGTATGGCCCAGGCGTTGAGTCCGGAACGTACGACTACTTTACGGAGGCTATTGTAGGCAAAAGCCACTCGAGCCGCGGCGACTTTACCGCCAGCGAGGATGACAACGTGCTGGTACAAGGCGTGTCTACCGATAAGTATGCGCTTGGCTTCTTCGGCCTGGCTTATTACGAGGAGAACAAAGACAAGCTAAAGGCTGTAGCCGTAGACGATGAGGACGACAGCAACGGCAAAGGTGCCATTGTAGCCTCTCTGGAAACGGTGAAGGATGGCTCTTACGCCCCGCTTTCGCGCCCGCTGTTTATCTACGTGCACTCTAAGGCTGTAGAGCGCCCGGAGGTGGTGGACTTCGTGAACTTCTACCTGGAGAACGCCGGGGAGCTGGCCGAGGAGGTAGGCTACATTCCGCTTCCGGACAACCTGTATGAGGAGCAACAGCAGAAGTTCGAGCAGTTTGTTTCCGGCAAGGGAGAAACCGCCCAACAGCAATAA
- a CDS encoding porin has translation MYKKLTSAFIVALGCLGLGTTQAQSINDSKFGKGLQFIAADSSFSLKFGTRFQTLYQGSTTGGTGDWEDRFLIRRARLKFDGFAYTPKLEYKIELGLSNNDIGNDEPEMFDNASSIVLDAVAMWHMTPNLELWVGQAKLPGNRERLVSSQKMQFVDRSLLNSRFNLDRDAGLQLRHSHKVGQMEFRESVAISMGEGRNVTVNNAGGYSYTGRVEAFPLGAFEGDGAYIGSDIYREESPKLAIAAAYNYNDNTNRSQGQLGDFLSAQRDLHTVFVDAMFKYRGFSTMAEYARRTTPDGPVVARTEQGQVDETFVTGDAFNIQAGYLFTSDWEIAGRYTTYNPKQVTNLQAQEQYTLGLSKYIVGHSLKVQSDVTLQDYPGRDNGYQFRLQLEVAL, from the coding sequence GTGTACAAAAAGTTAACAAGCGCATTTATTGTGGCCTTGGGGTGCCTCGGCTTAGGCACAACTCAGGCACAGAGCATTAATGATTCCAAGTTCGGCAAAGGCTTGCAGTTCATAGCCGCCGATTCCTCCTTCAGCCTCAAGTTTGGCACCCGTTTCCAGACGCTTTACCAAGGCTCCACTACAGGTGGGACGGGTGATTGGGAAGACCGCTTCCTGATCCGCAGGGCCCGCCTAAAGTTTGATGGCTTTGCCTACACGCCAAAACTGGAGTACAAGATTGAGCTCGGCCTGAGCAACAACGACATCGGCAACGATGAGCCGGAAATGTTTGACAACGCAAGTAGCATCGTACTTGACGCCGTTGCCATGTGGCATATGACACCAAACCTGGAACTGTGGGTGGGGCAAGCCAAGTTGCCCGGCAACCGCGAGCGCCTTGTATCCTCCCAAAAGATGCAGTTTGTGGACCGAAGCCTGCTGAACTCGCGCTTTAACCTGGACCGTGATGCTGGCCTGCAGCTACGCCACTCCCACAAGGTGGGCCAGATGGAGTTTCGCGAGAGCGTTGCCATCTCTATGGGCGAGGGCCGCAACGTTACCGTGAACAATGCCGGCGGCTACAGCTACACCGGCAGAGTAGAGGCGTTTCCGCTGGGTGCGTTTGAGGGCGACGGGGCGTATATAGGCAGCGACATTTACCGCGAGGAGAGCCCCAAGCTGGCCATAGCCGCCGCCTATAACTATAACGATAACACCAACCGCTCCCAAGGGCAGCTCGGTGATTTCCTGAGCGCCCAACGCGACCTGCACACCGTTTTTGTGGATGCCATGTTCAAGTACAGGGGCTTCTCTACGATGGCGGAATATGCCCGCCGCACCACACCGGACGGCCCTGTAGTGGCCAGAACCGAGCAAGGTCAGGTAGATGAGACGTTTGTGACAGGCGATGCCTTTAATATACAGGCTGGCTACCTGTTTACGTCTGACTGGGAGATTGCCGGGCGCTACACCACCTACAACCCCAAGCAGGTAACCAACCTGCAGGCGCAGGAGCAATACACGCTGGGGCTGTCTAAGTACATCGTGGGCCACAGCTTAAAGGTGCAGAGCGACGTAACCCTGCAGGACTACCCGGGCAGGGACAACGGTTACCAGTTCAGGCTGCAGCTGGAGGTGGCGCTGTAA
- a CDS encoding TonB-dependent receptor, with product MRQNLTTVLFFLLSAFISVHAQTGSIQGAIKDAKNGEELIGAIIRVQGTGQGAPSDAFGNFRIDNVKEGTYTLEVNSLSYMPKTLTNITVTAGKTTTVNVAMEQSTAQLSEVTITAKGNRETEQILLLDQKKAVIATQAIGAQELSRKGVSDAEGAVAKISGVSKRDGVKNVFVRGLGDRYNTTTLNGFAIPSEDPEFKNISLDFFTSDMIQSVDVNKVFSASMNGDAGGALININSKELVDDNAFQIGISTGINSQVAGSNFYLPDGMSKFGYATASGIPASQNGEEFITNHSFNNSLDPIQKKPLLNSGVSFSGGKKFMEKHRFFVMGSMDNKYHYREGVSRMITATNPENPFRDFDYQQSMRSASHMLAGNLEFNLNNSQLNFNSLYLHTTTAAATSFYGKETEIFQKAEDYNSEGHTRRLQVNDNSVFINQLIWDGNLSDRIKYNVGAAVNHVIGQEPDRRIFMLPSIGNGMVELGMGEGRNQRFNSKITETAVIPKANLQYALSADPEKLSYIEVGYDGKVSSKDFSAPIYNLIWAGGQSSLPTFRLDDIRLDPYFNQESLANGDFRVEHFNDMYDVKWDNHGAYVDMVHQVGNKLTLNAGLRADDINMKINYKVNRGANVGSNTIDEFFLSPSFNAKYELDDKNHLRTGISRTYTLPQDKEVSPFIYQGIFGNENGNPNLKPSTNYNFDLKWDYYPSAGDQVSVNAFYKHILRPIARVDQGNSAGLATYDNVSDHAVATGVELEVRKSLMNLAEKHRLNAGLNASYIYTRVNLPVFFTATSSTLEGAAPYILNADLTYNLVTDKDVNVTSALVLNYLSDKVHTIGTRGYNNLIEESITTLDFVTSMGLNEHLKLSLKAKNLLNPAYKLTREGAGSDTNAQSITIGSYKRGVQFDFGVSYQF from the coding sequence ATGCGACAGAATCTCACCACAGTTCTATTTTTCCTGTTATCCGCTTTCATATCGGTGCATGCGCAGACTGGCAGCATACAGGGAGCCATCAAGGACGCTAAAAACGGCGAAGAGTTGATCGGCGCTATCATCAGAGTGCAGGGGACGGGGCAGGGAGCCCCTTCGGATGCCTTCGGTAATTTCCGGATCGACAACGTGAAGGAAGGTACCTATACCTTAGAAGTGAACAGCCTTTCGTATATGCCGAAGACTCTCACCAATATAACCGTTACGGCAGGCAAAACCACCACCGTAAACGTGGCGATGGAACAGAGCACGGCGCAGTTGTCGGAAGTAACGATAACTGCAAAAGGAAATAGGGAGACCGAGCAAATCTTATTATTAGACCAGAAAAAAGCTGTTATAGCTACCCAGGCTATTGGAGCCCAAGAACTCTCCAGGAAAGGCGTTAGTGATGCCGAGGGCGCGGTTGCTAAGATCTCGGGCGTTTCGAAGCGTGATGGCGTAAAGAACGTGTTCGTCCGCGGGTTGGGCGACCGCTACAACACGACCACCCTGAATGGGTTCGCCATACCTTCCGAAGACCCTGAATTCAAGAATATATCACTCGATTTCTTCACGAGCGACATGATTCAATCGGTGGATGTGAACAAGGTATTCTCCGCGTCTATGAATGGGGATGCTGGGGGTGCACTAATTAACATCAACTCAAAAGAACTTGTTGATGACAATGCCTTTCAAATCGGAATCTCAACCGGGATCAACAGCCAGGTGGCAGGCAGCAACTTTTATCTGCCCGATGGCATGAGTAAATTTGGCTATGCCACGGCATCTGGCATACCGGCAAGCCAGAACGGCGAAGAGTTTATAACAAATCACTCCTTTAACAATTCGCTTGACCCAATACAAAAAAAACCTCTCCTCAACAGCGGAGTTTCCTTTTCTGGCGGCAAGAAGTTCATGGAAAAACACCGCTTTTTTGTGATGGGCTCCATGGATAACAAATACCATTACCGGGAAGGTGTTAGCAGAATGATTACGGCAACCAACCCAGAGAACCCTTTCCGCGATTTTGACTACCAGCAATCCATGCGCAGCGCCTCTCACATGCTGGCGGGCAATCTGGAGTTTAACCTGAACAACAGCCAACTCAATTTCAATTCCCTATACCTGCATACCACCACAGCAGCCGCAACAAGTTTCTACGGCAAGGAAACAGAAATATTCCAGAAAGCAGAGGATTATAATTCCGAAGGGCACACCAGGCGCTTGCAGGTCAACGACAACTCAGTTTTTATAAACCAGCTCATCTGGGATGGAAACTTATCGGACAGGATAAAATATAATGTAGGTGCTGCGGTAAACCATGTGATTGGACAGGAGCCTGACCGCAGAATCTTCATGTTGCCATCTATCGGAAACGGCATGGTGGAACTGGGTATGGGGGAAGGAAGAAACCAACGCTTTAACAGTAAAATAACAGAAACTGCTGTCATCCCTAAAGCCAATCTGCAATACGCGCTTTCGGCAGACCCGGAAAAACTATCTTACATCGAAGTCGGCTATGATGGCAAGGTAAGCTCCAAAGACTTCTCAGCTCCCATTTACAACCTCATCTGGGCTGGGGGGCAGAGCAGTCTCCCTACTTTCAGATTAGATGATATCCGCCTCGACCCATACTTTAATCAGGAGAGTTTAGCTAACGGCGATTTCAGGGTTGAACACTTCAATGACATGTACGATGTTAAATGGGATAACCATGGCGCCTATGTTGACATGGTGCATCAGGTTGGAAACAAGCTTACTCTAAATGCAGGCTTAAGGGCAGATGACATTAACATGAAGATTAACTATAAAGTTAACCGTGGTGCTAATGTAGGGTCTAATACAATAGATGAATTCTTTCTATCGCCCAGCTTTAACGCCAAATATGAGCTCGACGATAAAAACCATTTAAGAACAGGCATCAGCCGCACCTATACCCTGCCTCAGGATAAAGAGGTATCGCCCTTCATTTACCAGGGAATCTTCGGAAATGAAAATGGTAATCCTAACCTGAAACCATCCACCAATTACAACTTCGACCTGAAATGGGACTACTATCCATCCGCGGGCGACCAGGTATCGGTGAATGCTTTTTACAAACATATACTCAGACCAATTGCGCGGGTAGACCAGGGCAACTCAGCAGGCTTGGCAACCTATGACAATGTTTCGGATCATGCAGTGGCCACGGGTGTTGAGTTAGAAGTAAGGAAATCGCTGATGAACCTTGCCGAGAAACACCGTTTGAATGCCGGCCTGAATGCGTCCTACATCTACACGAGAGTAAATCTCCCAGTCTTCTTTACTGCCACCTCCTCTACCCTGGAAGGCGCCGCACCCTACATACTTAATGCGGACCTGACTTATAATCTGGTAACCGACAAAGATGTTAATGTAACGTCAGCACTGGTGTTGAACTACCTAAGCGACAAAGTGCACACCATAGGTACTCGAGGCTATAACAACCTGATTGAGGAAAGCATCACAACCTTGGACTTTGTCACCTCAATGGGCCTGAACGAGCACCTTAAACTCAGCTTAAAAGCTAAAAACCTCTTAAACCCTGCCTATAAGCTCACCAGAGAAGGTGCTGGCTCAGATACAAACGCTCAAAGCATTACAATCGGCAGCTATAAAAGAGGCGTTCAATTTGACTTCGGCGTGTCCTACCAGTTTTAA
- a CDS encoding AAA family ATPase — protein MNTYQLKIKQVLSEVSKVVVGQSYMVNRLLIGLFTGGHILLEGVPGLAKTLTINSLSKALHLDFQRIQFTPDLLPSDLIGTMIYNQNASMFEVKKGPIFANLILADEVNRSPAKVQSALLEAMQEKQVTIGETTYRLDLPFLVLATQNPVEHEGTYPLPEAQVDRFMMKVYIDYPKKEDELEIMRRMANMSFTDTVAKVLSKEDIFAIRSEINQVQISETLEKYIIELVFASRRPAEYDLLEFAPYIQFGVSPRASIALNRAAKAVAYFDDRDYVLPEDIKEVAYDVMNHRIILNYEAEADGIRTKDFIESILRKVPIS, from the coding sequence GTGAACACATATCAACTCAAAATAAAACAGGTACTCAGCGAGGTAAGCAAGGTGGTGGTGGGCCAGTCGTACATGGTAAACCGCCTGCTGATCGGCCTTTTTACCGGTGGCCACATTCTGCTGGAGGGCGTGCCCGGCCTGGCCAAAACGCTTACCATCAACTCGCTGTCCAAGGCGCTGCACCTCGATTTCCAGCGCATACAGTTTACCCCCGACCTGCTTCCCTCCGACCTGATCGGAACGATGATCTATAACCAGAACGCCTCCATGTTTGAGGTAAAGAAGGGGCCGATCTTTGCCAACCTGATACTGGCCGACGAGGTGAACCGCTCCCCGGCCAAGGTGCAGTCGGCGCTGCTGGAGGCGATGCAGGAGAAGCAGGTAACCATCGGCGAGACGACCTACAGGCTGGACCTGCCCTTCCTGGTGCTGGCCACCCAGAACCCTGTAGAGCACGAGGGCACCTACCCGCTACCCGAGGCCCAGGTAGACCGCTTCATGATGAAGGTATACATCGACTACCCCAAGAAGGAGGACGAGCTGGAGATCATGCGCCGCATGGCCAATATGAGCTTTACCGACACGGTGGCCAAAGTACTCTCCAAGGAGGATATTTTTGCCATCCGCAGCGAGATAAACCAGGTGCAGATTTCCGAGACGCTGGAGAAGTACATCATTGAGCTGGTGTTTGCCTCCCGCCGCCCCGCCGAGTATGACCTGCTGGAGTTCGCCCCCTACATCCAGTTCGGGGTATCGCCCAGAGCAAGCATAGCCCTGAACCGCGCCGCCAAGGCTGTGGCCTACTTCGATGACCGCGACTACGTGCTGCCCGAGGATATCAAGGAGGTGGCTTATGACGTGATGAACCACCGCATCATCCTCAACTACGAGGCCGAGGCCGACGGCATCCGTACCAAGGATTTCATTGAGTCCATACTTCGGAAAGTGCCGATCAGCTAA
- a CDS encoding 2Fe-2S iron-sulfur cluster-binding protein yields MPKLKVQNLANLEVTVAEGQTLLKALQAAGTDWMHACGGKGRCTTCRIIVLQGMEHTGLLTAAENRYRDRGRLKDNERLTCQCTLTGGEITGKVPEQTKLPHLKYSS; encoded by the coding sequence ATGCCGAAGTTAAAGGTGCAAAACCTGGCGAACCTTGAGGTAACGGTGGCCGAGGGGCAAACGCTGCTAAAGGCGCTGCAGGCTGCTGGCACCGACTGGATGCACGCCTGCGGGGGAAAGGGCCGTTGCACCACCTGCCGCATCATTGTTTTGCAGGGGATGGAGCACACCGGGTTGCTTACAGCCGCCGAGAACCGCTACCGCGACAGAGGCCGCCTGAAGGATAACGAAAGACTGACCTGCCAATGTACATTAACCGGCGGCGAAATTACCGGAAAGGTGCCCGAGCAGACCAAGCTGCCGCACCTGAAGTATAGCAGTTAG
- a CDS encoding thymidine kinase, which translates to MFIEPRVGNKSHVNRKGWVEVICGSMFSGKTEELIRRLNRAKIARQKIEIFKPTVDKRYHEEDVVSHNANAIRSTPIDFAQDMLLLGGSCDVVGIDEAQFFDEGLAEVCVKLANSGVRVIAAGLDMDFQGKPFGPMPALMAVAEYVTKVHAVCVQCGDIANYSFRNVPDEKQVLLGETDSYEARCRHCFTEGMKQKKS; encoded by the coding sequence ATGTTTATTGAACCACGCGTAGGTAACAAAAGCCACGTTAACAGAAAGGGTTGGGTTGAGGTGATCTGCGGGTCGATGTTCTCGGGCAAGACCGAGGAACTGATCAGGAGGCTGAACCGCGCCAAGATCGCCAGGCAGAAGATCGAGATTTTTAAACCTACCGTAGATAAGCGCTACCACGAGGAGGACGTGGTGTCGCACAATGCCAATGCCATACGTTCCACGCCCATAGACTTTGCCCAGGACATGCTGCTGCTGGGCGGCAGCTGCGATGTGGTAGGCATAGACGAGGCCCAGTTTTTTGACGAAGGGCTGGCCGAAGTATGCGTAAAGCTGGCCAACAGCGGCGTGCGCGTGATTGCTGCCGGCCTGGACATGGATTTCCAGGGCAAGCCTTTCGGGCCGATGCCGGCGCTGATGGCCGTGGCTGAGTACGTGACCAAAGTACACGCCGTGTGTGTGCAGTGCGGCGATATTGCCAACTATTCCTTCCGCAACGTACCTGACGAGAAGCAGGTGCTGCTGGGCGAGACAGATTCTTACGAGGCCCGCTGCCGCCACTGCTTTACGGAGGGTATGAAGCAGAAAAAAAGCTAA